A window from Telopea speciosissima isolate NSW1024214 ecotype Mountain lineage chromosome 8, Tspe_v1, whole genome shotgun sequence encodes these proteins:
- the LOC122670722 gene encoding transcription termination factor MTERF2, chloroplastic-like, with protein sequence MLRVFCNTLLITKATDSTSRHVFLRTISSTESTSETLDSINDKNLTISYLMNSCGLPFKAATSIAQKIRIETTEKPDSVIELLQTNGFTNTHIADLITSFPRLLFADPVKTLKPKLEFFQSLGFSRSDLAKFLSSNKEILLRSLQNQIIPTFNFLKTFIHTNENLVSALKQSSRIVGCNVKRNLEPNIATLRSYGVPDSNISKMIIIQPKPLTLTVWRFKDVTAMVNKMGFDPNSRSFILAICSMSVMSKQNWESKREAFKSFGWSDDEFLSAFKLQPMVMLTSENKLGKLMDFFVNVLHLKPSDVAKCPNLFLLSLERRIIPRCSVLQVLMSKGLIKNDVKIVTVLNSNKQRFEKRYVTRYEKEAPEVIKAYEGEMGFLGFDS encoded by the coding sequence ATGTTGCGTGTTTTCTGCAATACTCTGCTTATAACAAAAGCTACAGATTCAACGAGTAGACATGTTTTTTTAcgaacaatatcatccacagAATCAACCTCAGAAACCTTAGACTCTATAAACGATAAAAATCTCACCATCTCTTACCTCATGAATTCATGTGGATTGCCTTTCAAAGCCGCTACTTCAATCGCACAAAAGATCCGCATCGAAACCACAGAGAAACCGGACTCTGTCATTGAGCTCTTACAAACAAATGGATTCACCAACACCCACATTGCTGATCTGATAACTTCGTTCCCACGGCTGCTTTTCGCCGATCCCGTCAAAACCCTTAAACCCAAGCTCGAGTTCTTTCAATCTCTGGGCTTTTCAAGATCTGATCTTGCTAAGTTCCTCTCCTCAAACAAAGAGATCCTACTCAGAAGCTTGCAAAACCAAATAATCCCAACCTTCAATTTCCTGAAAACCTTCATCCACACCAACGAGAACCTCGTCAGTGCTCTCAAGCAATCCAGCCGCATCGTTGGTTGTAATGTTAAGAGAAATTTGGAGCCCAACATTGCAACCTTGCGAAGTTACGGTGTACCAGATTCCAATATTTCTAAGATGATCATCATTCAACCCAAGCCACTGACGCTGACTGTTTGGCGGTTTAAGGATGTTACTGCAATGGTGAACAAAATGGGTTTTGATCCCAACAGTCGTTCATTCATCCTAGCCATTTGCTCTATGTCGGTGATGAGCAAACAGAATTGGGAAAGTAAAAGGGAGGCCTTTAAGAGCTTTGGTTGGTCTGATGATGAATTTCTTTCGGCCTTTAAGTTACAGCCGATGGTCATGCTCACTTCAGAGAATAAGCTCGGGAAATTGATGGATTTCTTTGTGAACGTCCTGCATTTGAAGCCATCAGATGTTGCGAAATGCCCAAACCTTTTCTTACTAAGTTTGGAAAGGAGAATCATTCCAAGGTGTTCAGTGCTGCAAGTTCTGATGTCCAAGGGTCTTATTAAGAATGATGTGAAAATAGTTACAGTGCTAAATTCGAACAAACAGAGATTTGAGAAGAGATATGTCACTAGATATGAGAAGGAAGCCCCTGAGGTAATCAAGGCATACGAAGGTGAGATGGGATTTCTAGGATTTGACAGTTGA